The following coding sequences are from one Musa acuminata AAA Group cultivar baxijiao chromosome BXJ1-6, Cavendish_Baxijiao_AAA, whole genome shotgun sequence window:
- the LOC103987273 gene encoding nudix hydrolase 12, mitochondrial isoform X4: MALSGGGFEVKSFSFRCARMSSSPLLSRKGRHQQRYDNQRRLVAGCIPYKLNREDDTQSDDLLDRVEVLMISSPGRYDLIFPKGGWETDETAGEAACREALEEAGVRGILNDTVLGVWEFRSKSTQDTCSLEGACRGYMFALEVTEELECYPEKDCHERKWENLYRLFLSYLSHQASGL, from the exons ATGGCACTGTCCGGAGGGGGTTTTGAG GTTAAGAGCTTTTCTTTTCGTTGCGCAAGGATGTCATCGTCTCCTTTGCTATCCCGCAAGGGCCGCCACCAGCAGCGGTATGACAACCAGCGCCGGCTTGTCGCAGG ATGTATTCCTTACAAGCTAAATAGAGAAGATGATACTCAATCTGATGATTTGCTTGATAGAGTGGAAGTCCTCATGATATCTTCTCCAGGTCGATATGATCTCATCTTCCCGAAG GGTGGATGGGAGACTGATGAGACTGCAGGTGAAGCAGCGTGCCGTGAAGCTTTGGAAGAAGCAGGAGTAAGGGGCATTTTGAAT GATACTGTCCTAGGTGTTTGGGAGTTTAGAAGCAAGAGCACACAGGATACCTGTAGCCTAGAAGGAGCTTGTAGAGGTTACATGTTTGCCTTGGAGGTCACTGAGGAGTTAGAATGCTATCCAGAGAAGGACTGTCATGAGAGGAAATGG GAAAACCTGTATCGACTGTTCCTGAGTTATCTGAGTCATCAAGCCTCTGGATTGTGA
- the LOC103987273 gene encoding nudix hydrolase 13, mitochondrial isoform X1, giving the protein MALSGGGFEVKSFSFRCARMSSSPLLSRKGRHQQRYDNQRRLVAGCIPYKLNREDDTQSDDLLDRVEVLMISSPGRYDLIFPKGGWETDETAGEAACREALEEAGVRGILNDTVLGVWEFRSKSTQDTCSLEGACRGYMFALEVTEELECYPEKDCHERKWVHLAEAYKRCRYDWMREALNSFKNLLTGKPVSTVPELSESSSLWIVKPNAIALC; this is encoded by the exons ATGGCACTGTCCGGAGGGGGTTTTGAG GTTAAGAGCTTTTCTTTTCGTTGCGCAAGGATGTCATCGTCTCCTTTGCTATCCCGCAAGGGCCGCCACCAGCAGCGGTATGACAACCAGCGCCGGCTTGTCGCAGG ATGTATTCCTTACAAGCTAAATAGAGAAGATGATACTCAATCTGATGATTTGCTTGATAGAGTGGAAGTCCTCATGATATCTTCTCCAGGTCGATATGATCTCATCTTCCCGAAG GGTGGATGGGAGACTGATGAGACTGCAGGTGAAGCAGCGTGCCGTGAAGCTTTGGAAGAAGCAGGAGTAAGGGGCATTTTGAAT GATACTGTCCTAGGTGTTTGGGAGTTTAGAAGCAAGAGCACACAGGATACCTGTAGCCTAGAAGGAGCTTGTAGAGGTTACATGTTTGCCTTGGAGGTCACTGAGGAGTTAGAATGCTATCCAGAGAAGGACTGTCATGAGAGGAAATGG gttcatttGGCAGAAGCCTATAAACGTTGTCGATACGATTGGATGCGTGAAGCTCTGAATTCATTCAAAAATCTTCTGACAGGAAAACCTGTATCGACTGTTCCTGAGTTATCTGAGTCATCAAGCCTCTGGATTGTGAAGCCTAACGCCATAGCACTGTGCTGA
- the LOC103987273 gene encoding nudix hydrolase 13, mitochondrial isoform X2: MALSGGGFESFSFRCARMSSSPLLSRKGRHQQRYDNQRRLVAGCIPYKLNREDDTQSDDLLDRVEVLMISSPGRYDLIFPKGGWETDETAGEAACREALEEAGVRGILNDTVLGVWEFRSKSTQDTCSLEGACRGYMFALEVTEELECYPEKDCHERKWVHLAEAYKRCRYDWMREALNSFKNLLTGKPVSTVPELSESSSLWIVKPNAIALC; encoded by the exons ATGGCACTGTCCGGAGGGGGTTTTGAG AGCTTTTCTTTTCGTTGCGCAAGGATGTCATCGTCTCCTTTGCTATCCCGCAAGGGCCGCCACCAGCAGCGGTATGACAACCAGCGCCGGCTTGTCGCAGG ATGTATTCCTTACAAGCTAAATAGAGAAGATGATACTCAATCTGATGATTTGCTTGATAGAGTGGAAGTCCTCATGATATCTTCTCCAGGTCGATATGATCTCATCTTCCCGAAG GGTGGATGGGAGACTGATGAGACTGCAGGTGAAGCAGCGTGCCGTGAAGCTTTGGAAGAAGCAGGAGTAAGGGGCATTTTGAAT GATACTGTCCTAGGTGTTTGGGAGTTTAGAAGCAAGAGCACACAGGATACCTGTAGCCTAGAAGGAGCTTGTAGAGGTTACATGTTTGCCTTGGAGGTCACTGAGGAGTTAGAATGCTATCCAGAGAAGGACTGTCATGAGAGGAAATGG gttcatttGGCAGAAGCCTATAAACGTTGTCGATACGATTGGATGCGTGAAGCTCTGAATTCATTCAAAAATCTTCTGACAGGAAAACCTGTATCGACTGTTCCTGAGTTATCTGAGTCATCAAGCCTCTGGATTGTGAAGCCTAACGCCATAGCACTGTGCTGA
- the LOC103987273 gene encoding nudix hydrolase 12, mitochondrial isoform X3, which produces MSSSPLLSRKGRHQQRYDNQRRLVAGCIPYKLNREDDTQSDDLLDRVEVLMISSPGRYDLIFPKGGWETDETAGEAACREALEEAGVRGILNDTVLGVWEFRSKSTQDTCSLEGACRGYMFALEVTEELECYPEKDCHERKWVHLAEAYKRCRYDWMREALNSFKNLLTGKPVSTVPELSESSSLWIVKPNAIALC; this is translated from the exons ATGTCATCGTCTCCTTTGCTATCCCGCAAGGGCCGCCACCAGCAGCGGTATGACAACCAGCGCCGGCTTGTCGCAGG ATGTATTCCTTACAAGCTAAATAGAGAAGATGATACTCAATCTGATGATTTGCTTGATAGAGTGGAAGTCCTCATGATATCTTCTCCAGGTCGATATGATCTCATCTTCCCGAAG GGTGGATGGGAGACTGATGAGACTGCAGGTGAAGCAGCGTGCCGTGAAGCTTTGGAAGAAGCAGGAGTAAGGGGCATTTTGAAT GATACTGTCCTAGGTGTTTGGGAGTTTAGAAGCAAGAGCACACAGGATACCTGTAGCCTAGAAGGAGCTTGTAGAGGTTACATGTTTGCCTTGGAGGTCACTGAGGAGTTAGAATGCTATCCAGAGAAGGACTGTCATGAGAGGAAATGG gttcatttGGCAGAAGCCTATAAACGTTGTCGATACGATTGGATGCGTGAAGCTCTGAATTCATTCAAAAATCTTCTGACAGGAAAACCTGTATCGACTGTTCCTGAGTTATCTGAGTCATCAAGCCTCTGGATTGTGAAGCCTAACGCCATAGCACTGTGCTGA
- the LOC103987273 gene encoding nudix hydrolase 13, mitochondrial isoform X5 translates to MSRCIPYKLNREDDTQSDDLLDRVEVLMISSPGRYDLIFPKGGWETDETAGEAACREALEEAGVRGILNDTVLGVWEFRSKSTQDTCSLEGACRGYMFALEVTEELECYPEKDCHERKWVHLAEAYKRCRYDWMREALNSFKNLLTGKPVSTVPELSESSSLWIVKPNAIALC, encoded by the exons ATGTCAAG ATGTATTCCTTACAAGCTAAATAGAGAAGATGATACTCAATCTGATGATTTGCTTGATAGAGTGGAAGTCCTCATGATATCTTCTCCAGGTCGATATGATCTCATCTTCCCGAAG GGTGGATGGGAGACTGATGAGACTGCAGGTGAAGCAGCGTGCCGTGAAGCTTTGGAAGAAGCAGGAGTAAGGGGCATTTTGAAT GATACTGTCCTAGGTGTTTGGGAGTTTAGAAGCAAGAGCACACAGGATACCTGTAGCCTAGAAGGAGCTTGTAGAGGTTACATGTTTGCCTTGGAGGTCACTGAGGAGTTAGAATGCTATCCAGAGAAGGACTGTCATGAGAGGAAATGG gttcatttGGCAGAAGCCTATAAACGTTGTCGATACGATTGGATGCGTGAAGCTCTGAATTCATTCAAAAATCTTCTGACAGGAAAACCTGTATCGACTGTTCCTGAGTTATCTGAGTCATCAAGCCTCTGGATTGTGAAGCCTAACGCCATAGCACTGTGCTGA
- the LOC135675977 gene encoding retinoblastoma-related protein-like produces MSPGVGVAHMEDPKPLISSADDRGGDRIVDRFADLCKGLALGGNTEREAMNVFKEGKNLFFASVTSFGSRSPEEIGRYWSAFVLYCVRRLSTGEAQEGQKEGRITLCQILRACDLAIVDFFNELPLFPLKAGHILTDLYGSDWDKRLELKELQENVTQLIDLSKFYDKAFGRFFSTSNMRRKDQDSAASGSVGNVQDFYRFGWLLFLALRTHVFTHCKNLVICTNGLVSILAILILHVPIGFRNFSVKDMSLFVKQSNGRVNLLASLSEIYHTSEDDLKRSMEVTYSLIIDILKKNPCCASGCKTENLDHIDTEGLKVFEDLLEEKSLQSSLEILEKDYSDLLNAKYELDERIFINTEDSLLDAKNVSGGTTRLFSTKSNLDDLASPAQWAASLLTPHSPPLLNGSLNCNSKIAPTPVSTAMTTAKWLRDFISPLHYKPSAELEHFLTSCDQDITSTVTRRANIILEAIFPSSSFGERSISGSLQSVNMTEDVAWAQERKMEALKLYYKVLREICLAESRFLNHNNLTSLLSNERFHRCMLACSAELVLATHKTVILMFPAVLDRTGLTAFDMSRVIETFIRYEETLPRELKRHLNSLEERLLESMAWERGSSLYNSLIIARPALAAEINSLGLLAEPMPSLDAIGMHHDNSIADLLPELSQKAVTCPDNRDDARSPKRPCTENRSLFVQCNSTPTRKEHMLTFNYLKFKTPPLQSKFASPSQPNPAGGEICAETVIRVFCNKILKLAAIRIKSLGEKLQLSQQILEYVYRMFQQILCQRTSLFFNRHIDQIILCSLYGVAKVCRVDLTFKSIVNYYKTQPQCKPHVVKNIFVAVPSANRNGRMVQEYVNIITFYNQIFIPSVKPLLVELVPAGVAAEDKNHADSQVPGSPKLSSFPNLPDMSPKKVSAAHNVYVSPLRQTKMDALISPSSRSFYACIGESTHAYRSPSSDLTAINNRLNGGDGRNLKGRINFDIVSDSVVARILGKNSSASSDACATTNLPMKRDEPDP; encoded by the exons ATGAGCCCCGGCGTGGGTGTCGCGCATATGGAGGACCCCAAGCCTCTGATTTCTTCTGCAGATGATCGAGGCGGCGATAGAATTGTCGATCGATTCGCCGATCTGTGCAAG GGATTGGCTCTTGGTGGCAATACCGAGAGAGAAGCGATGAATGTGTTTAAAGAAGGCAAAAATCTGTTCTTTGCTTCTGTGACATCATTTGGTAGCAGATCG CCGGAAGAGATCGGAAGATACTGGTCAGCATTTGTTCTCTACTGCGTGCGGAGATTGAGCACAGGCGAGGCACAGGAGGGCCAAAAGGAAGGCAGGATTACTTTGTGTCAGATCTTGAGAGCTTGCGATCTGGC AATTGTGGATTTCTTCAACGAATTGCCGTTGTTTCCTCTCAAGGCAGGCCATATTCTGACTGATCTTTATGGCTCTGACTGGGACAAGAGGCTTGAG TTGAAGGAATTGCAGGAGAATGTTACACAGTTAATTGATCTCAGCAA GTTCTATGACAAGGCATTTGGGAGGTTTTTTTCCACTTCTAACATGAGGAGGAAAGATCAAGATTCTGCAGCTTCTGGCAGTGTGGGAAATGTCCAGGACTTCTACCGCTTTGGATGGTTGCTATTCTTAGCACTTCGCACGCATGTTTTTACCCATTGCAAAAATTTAGTGATATGCACCAATGGACTAGTCTCTATATTG GCCATACTCATTCTTCATGTGCCTATAGGATTCAGGAATTTCTCTGTCAAAGACATGTCCCTCTTTG TTAAGCAATCAAACGGCAGAGTGAACCTTCTTGCTTCTTTATCTGAAATTTATCATACTTCTGAAGATGATTTGAAGAGATCAATGGAAGTAACTTACTCTCTAATAATAGATATTTTGAAGAAGAATCCGTGCTGTGCTTCAGGATGCAAAACAGAAAATTTAGACCACATTGATACAG AAGGACTGAAGGTTTTTGAGGATTTGCTGGAGGAGAAGTCATTGCAATCAAGTTTGGAAATTTTAGAAAAAGATTATAGTGATTTATTGAACGCTAAGTATGAGCTGGATGAACGCATTTTCATAAACACTGAAGATAGTTTACTTGATGCTAAAAACGTGTCTGGAGGTACTACTAGGTTATTCAGCACTAAG TCGAATTTGGATGACTTAGCCTCTCCTGCACAGTGGGCAGCTAGCCTTTTGACTCCTCATTCTCCTCCACTGTTAAATGGTTCGCTCAATTGTAACTCTAAGATAGCTCCAACACCTGTAAGCACAGCAATGACAACTGCGAAGTGGCTTCGAGACTTTATTTCCCCTCTTCATTACAAACCTTCAGCAGAACTTGAGCACTTCCTTACATCTTGTGATCAAGACATTACTAGCACTGTGACCCGAAGGGCCAACATAATACTGGAGGCAATTTTTCCAAGTAGTTCTTTTGGAGAACGATCCATTTCTGGGAGTCTTCAGAGTGTTAACATGACTGAAGACGTGGCATGGGCACAAGAGAGAAAAATGGAGGCCCTTAAGTTGTACTATAAGGTGTTGAGGGAAATCTGTCTAGCAGAATCACGATTCCTGAATCATAATAATCTTACATCACTATTATCCAATGAGCGTTTTCATCGGTGCATGCTTGCTTGTTCTGCAGAATTAGTTTTGGCAACACACAAGACAGTTATTTTGATGTTTCCTGCTGTCCTGGATAGAACTGGATTAACAGCTTTTGATATGAGCAGGGTGATCGAGACTTTCATTAGATACGAAGAGACTCTACCAAGAGAGTTAAAGAGACATCTGAATTCTTTGGAAGAGCGACTCCTTGAAAGCATGGCATGGGAGAGGGGTTCATCGTTATACAATTCTTTGATCATTGCTAGGCCAGCTCTTGCTGCAGAAATAAATAGCCTGGGGCTATTAGCTGAACCAATGCCATCTCTTGATGCAATTGGAATGCATCATGATAATTCAATTGCAGACTTGCTTCCTGAGCTCTCCCAAAAAGCAGTTACTTGTCCAG ATAACAGGGACGATGCCAGATCACCAAAGAGACCATGCACCGAAAACAGAAGTCTGTTTGTGCAATGTAATTCTACACCAACACGCAAGGAACACATGTTGACCTTTAATTATCTCAAATTCAAGACACCACCTCTCCAGTCCAAATTTGCAAG TCCTTCCCAACCTAACCCTGCCGGAGGGGAAATATGTGCTGAAACAGTAATTAGAGTTTTCTGCAATAAA ATTCTGAAGTTAGCTGCTATAAGGATCAAAAGCTTGGGTGAGAAGCTACAGCTGTCTCAGCAAATTTTGGAATATGTCTACCGTATGTTTCAACAAATCCTTTGTCAAAGGACATCTCTTTTTTTCAACCGACACATTGATCAAATTATTCTGTGCAGCTTGTATGGAGTTGCTAAG GTTTGTCGTGTAGATCTGACCTTCAAGAGTATTGTCAATTATTACAAGACTCAACCACAGTGTAAACCTCATGTTGTCAAAAACATCTTTGTCGCTGTGCCATCAGCAAATCGAAATGGG AGAATGGTCCAGGAATATGTGAATATTATTACTTTCTACAATCAAATATTTATTCCATCTGTAAAGCCTTTGTTGGTGGAGCTAGTCCCAGCTGGAGTTGCTGCAGAAGATAAGAATCATGCTGACA GTCAAGTTCCTGGGTCACCTAAGTTGTCCTCATTCCCAAATCTTCCTGATATGTCACCAAAGAAAGTTTCTGCTGCGCATAATGTCTATGTTTCTCCCTTACGACAAACAAAG ATGGATGCTTTGATTTCTCCGAGTTCAAGGAGTTTCTATGCGTGCATCGGTGAGAGCACTCATGCTTATCGAAGTCCATCCAGTGACTTAACTGCCATCAACAACCGCCTCAATGG CGGCGATGGCAGGAATCTTAAGGGCAGAATAAATTTCGACATCGTGAGTGACTCGGTAGTCGCTCGCATTCTCGGGAAGAACAGTTCTGCTTCCTCAGATGCCTGTGCCACTACCAACTTGCCCATGAAGCGTGACGAACCTGACCCCTGA
- the LOC135675978 gene encoding multiple organellar RNA editing factor 8, chloroplastic/mitochondrial-like, whose protein sequence is MAGRTLIAKLHSISLSSRVISLPLARSSPLLRFRPLLAAAAAFDYPLLRLSSTCGAAGLRCFSTRPTTSSLNDPSPNWSNRPPKETILLDGCDFEHWLVVMEPPDPALTRDEIIDSYINTLAEVLGSEEEARMSIYSVSTKHYFAFGCKVSEEISYKIKPLSKVRWVLPDSYLDVKNKDYGGEPFIDGKAVPYDPKYHEEWVRNNARAQERSRRNDRPRNFDRSRNFERRRENMQNFQNREAPPVPNQEIRNRDAQSAMPPNVQNPMPPRDVSAVPTRDFNAMPPNAPNYQNQIPNRSSSYRPPNAGPSYQGTGQGYPEGPGYQGGGQGYQGGNPGGNMPGGPGYQAGRPGYQGSSPGGYQGGGPAYQGSGPGYQGGNPPHQGGFSGSPSGNLGYQGGNPPYQGGFSGSPSGSTGYQGGARNYEQGGPGYQGGPPHQGRDLPGRDQ, encoded by the exons ATGGCGGGGCGAACATTGATCGCGAAGCTGCACTCCATTTCCCTCTCCTCTCGGGTTATCTCGCTCCCTCTTGCCCGATCGTCCCCTCTACTCCGCTTCCGCCCCCTcctggccgccgccgccgccttcgaCTACCCACTGCTTCGCCTCAGCTCAACCTGTGGCGCCGCTGGGCTTCGGTGCTTCTCCACCCGGCCGACTACGTCTTCTCTCAATGACCCGTCGCCGAACTGGAGCAACCGCCCTCCTAAAGAGACTATCCTTCTCGATGGTTGTGACTTCGAGCATTGGCTTGTTGTCATGGAGCCCCCCGATCCGGCCCTCACCCGCGACGAAATCATCGATAGCTACATCAACACCCTGGCCGAGGTCCTTGGCAG TGAAGAAGAAGCGAGGATGTCAATTTATTCAGTATCGACAAAGCATTACTTTGCCTTTGGGTGTAAAGTCTCTGAGGAGATCTCGTATAAGATAAAGC CTCTGTCAAAGGTCCGTTGGGTTCTGCCCGATTCATATTTGGATGTTAAGAACAAAGATTATGGAG GAGAACCATTCATAGATGGTAAAGCTGTTCCTTATGACCCTAAATACCATGAAGAATGGGTTAGGAATAATGCACGTGCACAAGAGAGGTCGAGGCGGAATGACAGGCCTCGCAATTTTGATCGGTCGAGAAATTTTGAGAGAAGAAGGGAAAACATGCAGAACTTCCAGAATAGAGAAGCACCACCAGTGCCAAACCAGGAGATCCGGAATCGTGATGCACAGAGTGCCATGCCTCCAAATGTTCAAAATCCGATGCCTCCGAGAGATGTTTCTGCAGTGCCTACCCGTGATTTCAATGCCATGCCACCTAATGCACCAAACTACCAGAATCAAATACCTAACAGGAGCAGCAGCTATAGGCCACCAAATGCTGGACCTAGCTATCAAGGAACTGGTCAAGGCTATCCAGAAGGTCCGGGTTATCAAGGTGGTGGTCAAGGATACCAGGGTGGTAACCCTGGAGGCAATATGCCAGGTGGTCCTGGTTATCAAGCAGGACGGCCTGGTTATCAGGGAAGCAGTCCTGGTGGATATCAAGGAGGTGGCCCTGCATATCAAGGCAGTGGCCCTGGTTATCAGGGAGGCAATCCACCTCATCAAGGTGGCTTCTCTGGCTCCCCGTCAGGAAACCTTGGTTATCAGGGAGGTAATCCACCTTATCAAGGTGGCTTCTCTGGCTCCCCATCAGGCAGCACTGGTTATCAAGGAGGTGCCCGCAACTACGAGCAAGGTGGACCTGGGTATCAAGGGGGTCCTCCTCATCAAGGAAGAGACTTGCCTGGAAGAGATCAATAG
- the LOC135675979 gene encoding probable magnesium transporter NIPA8, which translates to MGEWVIGAFINIIGSIAINFGTNLLKLGHDQRERHSMLSRDGTNSKLNVKSIIHFQTWRIGLLLFAFGNCLNFVSFAYAAQSLLAALGSIQFVSNIAFAYFVLSKTVSVKVMVATTFIVFGNIFLVSFGNHQSPVYTPEELIAKYTSLVFLLYCFTLLLVVIINQYIYRRGEAYLAVSNHDSLYWCTLLPFSYATVSGAVGSFSVLFAKSLSNMLRLTMSSVYQFHSWFTYCMLLLFFSTAGFWMARLNEGLSLFDAILIVPMFQIAWTFFSICTGFIYFQEYQVFNILRITMFIVGMAFVFIGISLLAPDESKGSDTKEPSFPTAAQSLPTNMNRLAKLPTEEPEINDVGSFAQAALSKAKIILLKAKAAGSLSLGLGEESISASSVLVMPMVSSRTTGFRETTFDRTKFIPLRNSRWSSPSIDDNSDDDVEIQASRSLLS; encoded by the exons ATGGGCGAGTGGGTTATCGGAGCATTTATCAACATAATTGGAAGTATTGCTATAAATTTTGGGACTAATCTTCTAAAATTGGGTCATGATCAG CGAGAGAGGCACTCTATGCTTAGCCGTGATGGAACCAATAGCAAACTTAATGTGAAATCAATCATACATTTCCAGACGTGGAGAATTG GTCTTCTTTTATTTGCTTTTGGGAACTGCCTTAACTTCGTTTCCTTTGCATATGCTGCACAG TCACTTCTCGCAGCTTTGGGGTCAATTCAATTTGTTTCTAATATTGCATTTGCTTACTTTGTGCTAAGTAAGACTGTATCGGTCAA AGTCATGGTAGCGACAACATTTATTGTTTTTGGCAACATCTTTCTGGTATCTTTTGGAAATCACCAGTCACCTG TGTACACACCAGAGGAACTGATAGCAAAATACACCAGCTTAGTTTTTCTACTCTATTGCTTCACCTTATTATTGGTGGTCATCATCAATCAATATATTTACAG GAGAGGAGAAGCATATCTTGCAGTTTCTAATCATGACAGTCTCTATTGGTGCACACTGCTCCCATTCTCCTATGCCACTGTTTCTGGTGCTGTGGGATCCTTCTCAGTGTTGTTTGCAAAATCCTT GTCCAACATGCTAAGACTAACCATGAGTAGCGTATATCAGTTCCACAGCTGGTTTACATATTGTATGCTGTTGTTGTTCTTTAGCACAGCAGGATTTTGG ATGGCAAGATTGAACGAAGGACTGTCTCTTTTTGATGCAATCCTTATCGTCCCCATGTTTCAGATTGCATGGACCTTCTTCTCCATATGCACAGGATTTATATATTTCCAAGAATATCAA GTATTCAACATATTAAGGATAACAATGTTTATAGTGGGGATGGCATTTGTATTTATTGGCATTTCTTTGTTAGCACCTGATGAATCTAAAG GAAGTGACACAAAGGAGCCTTCTTTTCCTACTGCAGCTCAAAGCCTTCCGACTAATATGAACAG ACTTGCCAAGCTGCCAACGGAAGAACCTGAAATAAATGATGTGGGTTCATTTGCACAAGCAGCGCTTAGCAAGGCAAAGATTATCCTGTTGAAGGCAAAG GCTGCTGGTTCTCTCTCGCTGGGTCTTGGCGAGGAGTCAATAAGTGCATCTTCAGTACTCGTAATGCCTATGGTTTCTTCAAGGACAACAGGTTTCAGAGAAACAACTTTCGATCGAACAAAATTCATTCCTCTGAGAAACAGTAGATGGAGCAGCCCTTCAATAGATGATAACAGCGATGATGATGTGGAAATTCAGGCAAGCAGATCATTGCTGTCTTAA